The following are encoded in a window of Pseudomonadota bacterium genomic DNA:
- a CDS encoding peroxiredoxin — protein MALRINDVAPDFSAETTQGTVNFHDWIGDGWAILFSHPKDFTPVCTTELGYMAGLQPEFEKRNCKILGLSVDGVSDHVKWSRDIEETQGHKVNYPLVADPALNVVKLYDMLPADAGDTSEGRTPVDNATVRSVFLIGPDKKVKAMLTYPMSTGRNFDEVLRLLDSCQLTAKHQVATPVNWKQGDDVIIVPAVSDAQAKEKYPGGWKSLKPYIRIVPQPGK, from the coding sequence ATGGCACTAAGAATTAACGACGTAGCGCCCGACTTTTCGGCAGAGACGACGCAAGGCACCGTCAATTTCCACGACTGGATTGGTGACGGATGGGCGATTCTGTTTTCGCATCCCAAGGATTTCACGCCGGTTTGCACCACCGAACTCGGATATATGGCCGGGCTGCAACCGGAATTTGAGAAACGCAATTGCAAGATCCTTGGCCTCAGCGTCGACGGCGTCAGTGATCACGTGAAATGGTCGCGCGACATCGAGGAAACGCAGGGCCACAAGGTGAATTACCCGCTGGTCGCCGATCCCGCGCTGAACGTGGTGAAACTCTATGACATGCTTCCGGCGGACGCCGGCGATACCTCCGAAGGGCGCACACCGGTTGACAATGCGACCGTCCGCTCGGTGTTCCTGATCGGACCGGACAAGAAGGTCAAAGCCATGCTCACCTACCCGATGAGCACGGGGCGCAACTTCGATGAAGTGCTGAGACTACTGGATTCATGCCAGCTGACGGCCAAACATCAGGTCGCGACGCCGGTGAACTGGAAGCAGGGCGATGACGTCATCATCGTCCCAGCAGTTTCCGACGCGCAGGCCAAGGAGAAATATCCGGGCGGCTGGAAGTCACTCAAGCCCTACATTCGGATCGTTCCACAACCGGGCAAGTAG